From a single Couchioplanes caeruleus genomic region:
- a CDS encoding LysR family transcriptional regulator, with protein sequence MDLHHLRLLRELGDRGSLAAVARAMHITPSAVSQQLRSLQRSARVPLTERRGRRLVLTGAGRSLAAAAIEVSTALDRAGRAVDAYLDDPAAPVTVAAFHSAGLTYFGPLLARAGLPPVRCSDEDVAQVRFPGLAADYDLVLAHRLAHSPPWPADRLTVVPLVHEPLYVAMPAGHRLAAKTTLTAGDVAGEAWLCVHEGFPLEGVLTAIAAAAGRPLEIVHRVNDFTVAAAIVAAGGGLALLPGYTGRPDPGVVLRPLADLPAGRHIDVLARPESLHRAAVRTVLSALREIAASSVP encoded by the coding sequence ATGGATCTGCACCACCTGCGCCTGCTCAGGGAACTCGGCGATCGGGGAAGCCTCGCCGCGGTCGCCCGGGCGATGCACATCACCCCGTCGGCGGTGTCCCAGCAGCTGCGCTCGCTGCAGCGCTCGGCGCGGGTGCCGCTGACCGAGCGCCGCGGCCGCCGCCTCGTGCTGACCGGGGCGGGCCGGTCCCTGGCCGCCGCGGCGATCGAGGTCTCCACCGCGCTCGACCGCGCCGGCCGGGCCGTGGACGCCTACCTCGACGACCCCGCCGCGCCGGTCACGGTTGCTGCCTTCCACAGCGCCGGGCTGACCTACTTCGGCCCACTGCTCGCCCGGGCCGGCCTGCCGCCGGTGCGGTGCTCGGACGAGGACGTCGCCCAGGTCCGCTTCCCCGGGCTGGCCGCCGACTACGACCTGGTGCTGGCGCACCGTCTGGCGCACAGCCCGCCCTGGCCGGCCGACCGGCTCACGGTCGTGCCGCTCGTCCACGAGCCGCTGTACGTCGCGATGCCCGCGGGTCACCGGCTGGCTGCGAAGACGACGCTCACCGCCGGCGACGTCGCGGGGGAGGCGTGGCTCTGCGTCCACGAGGGTTTCCCGCTGGAGGGCGTCCTGACGGCGATCGCGGCAGCCGCCGGCCGGCCCCTCGAGATCGTCCACCGGGTCAACGACTTCACCGTCGCGGCCGCGATCGTGGCGGCGGGCGGCGGGCTCGCGTTGCTGCCCGGCTACACCGGCCGTCCCGATCCGGGCGTGGTGCTGCGCCCGCTGGCCGACCTGCCGGCCGGGCGGCACATCGACGTGCTCGCCCGTCCGGAGAGCCTGCACCGCGCCGCCGTGCGTACGGTGCTCAGCGCGCTGCGCGAGATAGCGGCGTCGTCTGTGCCATGA
- a CDS encoding glycoside hydrolase family 65 protein, whose product MIGDALFPVEPWQVREPALDPDRLAQTESVLALANGHIGLRANLDEGEPHVIAGTYLNSFYEQRPLPYPEGGYGYPEQGQTVVNVTDGKLIRLMVDDEPFHVAHGRLLAHERVLDLRDGVLRRSVDWESPAGRRVRIRSSRLVSFTQRAVAAVDYEVEAVDDEVRITVQSGLVANEEQPQESTDPRVAAALDRPLEAVAQDTEQHGAVLLHRTRVSRLLMGAGMDHVVEAPGDYDEETDVRGDWARTTVVTVLRPGERLRITKFLGYAWSSTRSPQALRDQVAGALNGARYAGWDGLAAQQRAYLDDFWDAADVEIDGDPVLQQAVRFGLFHVLQAGARAERRAIGAKGLTGPGYDGHAFWDTEGFVLPLLTYIAPHAAADVLRWRHSILDQARHRARTLGLAGAAFPWRTIHGEECSAYWPAGTAALHLNAVIARAADRYRDVTGDEELEAECGLEILVETARLWISHGHHDADGVWHVDGVTGPDEYSAVADDNLFTNLMAARNLRAAVAACERRPEAAARLGVGADETRAWQTAADAVHVPYNERLGVHEQSTGFTRYAPWDFAAERPDQPLMLHAPYFQLYRRQVVKQADLVLAMHWCPEEFTAEQKARNVDYYERITVRDSSLSACTQAVMCAEVGHLQLAHDYAREAALVDLRDLHDNTRDGLHMASLAGAWSAVVEGFGGLREHHGLLALAPRLPEDITALRFRLRHSGVRLLVEAGQDTVRVSLRDDSGATMRIRLYDETVDLAAGGSVQRPVVALKPLLPQPEQPPGYAPSAT is encoded by the coding sequence ATGATCGGCGACGCCCTGTTCCCCGTCGAGCCGTGGCAGGTCCGCGAGCCTGCCCTCGACCCGGACCGGCTGGCGCAGACGGAGTCCGTGCTCGCCCTCGCCAACGGGCACATCGGGCTGCGCGCCAACCTCGACGAGGGCGAACCGCACGTCATCGCGGGCACGTACCTCAACTCGTTCTACGAGCAGCGGCCGCTGCCGTACCCGGAGGGTGGCTACGGCTACCCGGAGCAGGGCCAGACCGTCGTGAACGTCACCGACGGCAAGCTCATCCGGCTGATGGTCGACGACGAGCCGTTCCACGTGGCGCACGGCCGCCTGCTGGCCCACGAACGGGTCCTGGACCTGCGCGACGGCGTACTGCGGCGCAGCGTGGACTGGGAGTCCCCGGCCGGGCGCCGGGTGCGGATCCGCAGCTCGCGGCTCGTGTCGTTCACCCAGCGGGCGGTCGCCGCCGTCGACTACGAGGTCGAGGCCGTCGACGACGAGGTGCGGATCACCGTGCAGTCGGGGCTGGTCGCCAACGAGGAGCAACCGCAGGAGTCCACCGATCCGCGGGTCGCCGCGGCACTGGACCGCCCGCTCGAGGCGGTGGCCCAGGACACCGAGCAGCACGGCGCGGTGCTGCTGCACCGCACCCGGGTCAGCCGGCTGCTGATGGGCGCCGGCATGGACCACGTCGTCGAGGCGCCCGGCGACTACGACGAGGAGACCGACGTCCGCGGCGACTGGGCCCGCACCACGGTGGTCACCGTGCTGCGCCCCGGCGAGCGCCTGCGGATCACCAAGTTCCTCGGGTACGCCTGGAGCTCGACGCGCTCGCCCCAGGCGCTGCGCGACCAGGTGGCCGGGGCGCTCAACGGCGCGCGGTACGCCGGCTGGGACGGCCTGGCCGCCCAGCAGCGCGCGTACCTCGACGACTTCTGGGACGCCGCCGACGTCGAGATCGACGGTGACCCCGTGCTGCAGCAGGCCGTCCGCTTCGGCCTGTTCCACGTGCTGCAGGCCGGCGCCCGGGCCGAGCGGCGGGCCATCGGCGCCAAGGGCCTGACCGGGCCCGGGTACGACGGGCACGCGTTCTGGGACACCGAGGGCTTCGTGCTGCCCCTGCTGACGTACATCGCCCCGCACGCCGCCGCCGACGTGCTGCGGTGGCGGCACAGCATCCTCGACCAGGCCCGCCACCGGGCCCGTACGCTGGGCCTCGCCGGCGCGGCGTTCCCGTGGCGCACGATCCACGGCGAGGAGTGCTCGGCGTACTGGCCGGCGGGCACCGCGGCGCTGCATCTCAACGCCGTCATCGCGCGCGCCGCCGATCGCTACCGCGACGTCACCGGCGACGAGGAGCTCGAGGCGGAGTGCGGCCTCGAGATCCTGGTCGAGACCGCCCGGCTGTGGATCTCGCACGGGCACCACGACGCCGACGGCGTCTGGCACGTCGACGGCGTCACGGGCCCGGACGAGTACAGCGCGGTGGCCGACGACAACCTCTTCACCAACCTCATGGCCGCACGCAACCTGCGCGCGGCCGTCGCCGCCTGCGAGCGCCGGCCGGAGGCGGCCGCCCGGCTCGGCGTCGGGGCGGACGAGACACGGGCGTGGCAGACCGCCGCCGACGCGGTGCACGTGCCGTACAACGAGCGGCTCGGCGTGCACGAGCAGTCCACCGGCTTCACCCGGTACGCCCCGTGGGACTTCGCCGCCGAGCGACCGGACCAGCCGCTGATGCTGCACGCGCCGTACTTCCAGCTCTACCGGCGGCAGGTGGTCAAGCAGGCCGACCTGGTGCTCGCGATGCACTGGTGCCCGGAGGAGTTCACCGCCGAGCAGAAGGCCCGCAACGTCGACTACTACGAGCGGATCACCGTACGCGACTCCTCCCTGTCCGCCTGCACGCAAGCGGTGATGTGCGCCGAGGTCGGCCACCTGCAGCTCGCCCACGACTACGCCCGGGAGGCGGCCCTGGTCGACCTGCGCGACCTGCACGACAACACCCGCGACGGCCTGCACATGGCCTCGCTGGCCGGGGCCTGGTCGGCGGTCGTCGAGGGCTTCGGCGGCCTGCGCGAGCACCACGGCCTGCTCGCGCTGGCGCCCCGGCTGCCCGAGGACATCACCGCGCTGCGGTTCCGCCTGCGGCACAGCGGCGTCCGGCTGCTCGTCGAGGCCGGTCAGGACACCGTACGGGTGAGCCTGCGCGACGACTCCGGCGCGACGATGCGGATCCGGCTCTACGACGAGACCGTCGACCTGGCCGCCGGCGGTTCCGTGCAGCGGCCCGTCGTCGCGCTGAAGCCGTTGCTGCCCCAGCCCGAGCAGCCTCCGGGCTACGCGCCGAGCGCGACCTGA
- a CDS encoding Na+/H+ antiporter subunit A: MLILLTAHLAAAVAAPGLVRLLKLRAFYVLAAVPGAALVWALTHTAAMRDGHAVAETYPWAGQLGLDVALRMTSLSWLMVLLVGGVGALALIYCARYFDAGEPGLARFAGVFVGFAGAMLGLVVSDNLIVLYVFWELTTVFSYLLIGHDAAARASRRAALQALIVTTLGGLAMLVGIIMLGEHAGSYRWSQVVSDLPGGGYLAVAVILLLLGALSKSAIFPFSFWLPAAMAAPTPVSAYLHAAAMVKAGVFLVGLLGPALADAGPWRPVVLATGAVTMLFGGWTALRQHDLKLLLAYGTVSQLGLLVVALGAGFRDAALAGAMMLLAHAMFKAALFFVVGIIDHAAGTRNLRELSGLRRSAPAVWVVALLAALSMAGVPPLAGFVGKEAIIDAFLSGGWWEWTVLAAVVAGSMLTVAYTVRFLWGAFFDKPAVEPRTVHRVSWSFLGPAALLAAAGLAAGLFAPALDRLLAGYADTYPDAGHYHLALWHGVTPGLALSALVLACGAALFAMTMRTRWWRRVRLPVDGAGSYERATDGLGRLAIEVTGATQRGSLPIYLGTILLVLVLLGGGALLAAWPLPGGFRLWDNALQVVPAAVLIVAAVFATRARRRLAAVVLVGVTGYATAILFILHGAPDLALTQLLVETCTMVMFVLVLRRLPGHFSIRPLVASRRVRVAIGIAVGTVISGLAYAATAGRQAVAISTGFPEPAVSYGGGRNVVNVTLVDIRAWDTMGEISVLLVAAIGVAGLVFGGSGRLLHSGRRPPLPTPPRGQVWLMAGHTLDAGLRSPILEVVTRLVFHTIVLFSIYLLFAGHNAPGGGFAGGLVVGLALVLRYLAGGRHELAVAAPVDAGAVMGAGLFIALGTGLAGLIGGGQVLQSTLLDWHLPLLGHVHFVTSMVFDVGVYLVVIGVVLNILRSLGAEVDRHEQVQRAEETARREKELV, from the coding sequence GTGCTGATCCTGCTGACCGCTCACCTGGCCGCGGCCGTCGCGGCCCCCGGGCTCGTACGCCTGCTCAAGCTTCGAGCCTTCTACGTGCTGGCGGCCGTGCCGGGCGCCGCGCTGGTATGGGCCCTCACCCACACGGCGGCCATGCGCGACGGGCACGCTGTGGCCGAGACGTACCCGTGGGCCGGGCAGCTCGGCCTCGACGTGGCCCTGCGGATGACCTCACTGTCCTGGCTGATGGTGCTGCTCGTCGGCGGTGTGGGGGCGCTCGCGCTGATCTACTGCGCCCGGTACTTCGACGCCGGTGAGCCGGGGCTCGCCCGCTTCGCCGGGGTGTTCGTCGGCTTCGCCGGTGCGATGCTCGGCCTCGTCGTCTCCGACAACCTCATCGTGCTGTACGTCTTCTGGGAACTGACCACCGTCTTCTCGTACCTGCTGATCGGGCACGACGCGGCCGCCCGGGCGAGCCGGCGCGCCGCCCTGCAGGCGCTGATCGTCACCACGCTGGGCGGGTTGGCGATGCTCGTGGGCATCATCATGCTCGGCGAGCACGCCGGCAGCTACCGCTGGTCGCAGGTGGTGTCCGACCTGCCCGGCGGCGGCTACCTGGCCGTCGCCGTGATCCTGCTGCTGCTCGGCGCGCTGTCCAAGTCGGCGATCTTCCCGTTCAGCTTCTGGCTGCCCGCGGCGATGGCCGCCCCGACGCCGGTCAGCGCGTACCTGCACGCCGCCGCGATGGTCAAGGCCGGCGTGTTCCTCGTCGGGCTGCTCGGGCCCGCGCTGGCCGACGCCGGGCCGTGGCGGCCGGTCGTGCTGGCCACGGGCGCGGTCACCATGCTGTTCGGCGGGTGGACCGCGCTGCGTCAGCATGATCTGAAGCTGCTGCTCGCGTACGGGACGGTCAGCCAGCTGGGCCTGCTGGTCGTCGCGCTCGGCGCGGGGTTCCGCGACGCGGCGCTGGCCGGCGCCATGATGCTGCTGGCGCACGCCATGTTCAAGGCCGCGCTGTTCTTCGTGGTCGGCATCATCGACCACGCCGCCGGCACCCGGAACCTGCGCGAGCTCAGCGGTCTGCGACGGTCCGCGCCCGCGGTGTGGGTGGTGGCCCTGCTCGCCGCGCTCTCGATGGCCGGGGTACCGCCGCTGGCCGGGTTCGTCGGCAAGGAAGCCATCATCGACGCGTTCCTCTCCGGCGGCTGGTGGGAGTGGACGGTCCTCGCCGCGGTCGTCGCCGGGTCGATGCTGACGGTCGCGTACACGGTGCGGTTCCTGTGGGGCGCCTTCTTCGACAAGCCCGCCGTCGAGCCGCGTACGGTCCATCGGGTCTCCTGGTCGTTCCTGGGACCGGCGGCGCTGCTGGCCGCGGCCGGGCTCGCGGCCGGGCTGTTCGCGCCCGCGCTCGACCGGCTCCTCGCCGGCTACGCCGACACCTATCCCGACGCCGGCCACTACCACCTCGCGCTGTGGCACGGGGTGACACCCGGGCTGGCCCTGTCCGCGCTGGTCCTGGCCTGCGGCGCGGCGCTGTTCGCGATGACGATGCGGACGCGCTGGTGGCGGCGGGTGCGGCTGCCCGTCGACGGGGCCGGCAGCTACGAGCGGGCCACCGACGGGCTGGGCCGGCTCGCCATCGAGGTCACCGGCGCCACCCAGCGTGGTTCCCTGCCGATCTACCTCGGCACGATCCTGCTGGTCCTGGTCCTGCTCGGCGGCGGTGCCCTGCTGGCCGCCTGGCCGCTGCCCGGCGGGTTCCGGCTGTGGGACAACGCCCTGCAGGTGGTGCCCGCGGCGGTCCTCATCGTCGCCGCCGTGTTCGCGACCCGGGCGCGCCGCCGGCTGGCCGCGGTGGTCCTGGTCGGCGTGACCGGGTACGCCACGGCGATCCTGTTCATCCTGCACGGCGCCCCCGACCTCGCCCTGACCCAGCTGCTCGTCGAGACGTGCACGATGGTCATGTTCGTGCTGGTGCTGCGCCGGCTGCCCGGGCACTTCTCGATCCGCCCGCTGGTCGCCAGCCGCCGGGTGCGGGTGGCCATCGGGATCGCGGTGGGCACGGTGATCTCCGGCCTGGCGTACGCGGCGACCGCGGGCCGGCAGGCCGTCGCGATCTCCACCGGCTTCCCCGAGCCGGCCGTGTCGTACGGCGGCGGGCGCAACGTGGTCAACGTGACGCTGGTCGACATCCGGGCCTGGGACACGATGGGCGAGATCTCGGTGCTGCTGGTGGCCGCGATCGGCGTCGCCGGGCTCGTGTTCGGCGGATCGGGGCGCCTGCTGCACAGCGGCCGGCGCCCGCCGCTGCCCACGCCGCCGCGCGGGCAGGTGTGGCTGATGGCCGGGCACACGCTCGACGCCGGCCTGCGCTCGCCCATCCTCGAGGTGGTCACCCGGCTGGTGTTCCACACGATCGTGCTGTTCTCGATCTACCTGCTGTTCGCCGGTCACAACGCTCCCGGCGGCGGTTTCGCCGGTGGGCTCGTCGTCGGGCTGGCCCTGGTGCTGCGCTACCTGGCCGGCGGCCGGCACGAGCTGGCGGTGGCCGCGCCGGTGGACGCCGGCGCGGTGATGGGCGCCGGGCTGTTCATCGCGCTCGGCACCGGCCTCGCCGGCCTGATCGGCGGTGGCCAGGTGCTGCAGAGCACGCTGCTGGACTGGCATCTGCCGCTGCTGGGCCACGTCCACTTCGTCACGTCGATGGTCTTCGACGTCGGCGTGTACCTCGTCGTCATCGGCGTGGTGCTGAACATCCTGCGCAGCCTCGGCGCGGAGGTCGACCGCCACGAGCAGGTCCAGCGCGCCGAGGAGACGGCCCGCCGGGAGAAGGAGCTGGTATGA
- a CDS encoding MarR family winged helix-turn-helix transcriptional regulator: protein MHDDDTSPAGQIHAAFTRLMRWAQRGDVRRLLMGSAAEELSMHDITLLRAISTHGPVRGSDLATWQGVDKSTVTPQVRRLEDRGLVTREGDPGDRRAALLTVTDQGRRRLRETDDSGVVLFERALDGWSDDDRRVLAELMTRLAGELALVPAASVLHTRRRA, encoded by the coding sequence GTGCACGATGACGACACCTCCCCGGCCGGGCAGATCCACGCCGCCTTCACCCGGCTGATGCGCTGGGCGCAACGCGGCGACGTGCGCCGGTTGCTGATGGGCAGCGCCGCGGAGGAGCTGTCCATGCACGACATCACGCTGCTGCGCGCGATCAGCACCCACGGGCCGGTCCGCGGCTCCGACCTCGCCACCTGGCAGGGCGTCGACAAATCGACCGTCACGCCGCAGGTGCGGCGCCTCGAGGACCGCGGCCTCGTCACCCGCGAGGGCGACCCGGGCGACCGGCGCGCGGCGCTGCTCACCGTCACCGACCAGGGCCGGCGCAGGCTGCGGGAGACGGACGACAGCGGCGTGGTGCTGTTCGAACGGGCCCTTGACGGCTGGTCCGACGACGACCGGCGCGTGCTGGCGGAGCTGATGACGAGGCTTGCCGGCGAGCTGGCCCTGGTGCCGGCCGCGAGCGTGCTGCACACCCGCCGGCGCGCCTGA
- a CDS encoding FAD-dependent oxidoreductase, translating into MHDVVIVGGGPVGLFLACELRLAGCEVVVLERQPQPDTPWKALPLGMRGLNAGSVEAFYRRGMLSALGVEDDPHTSPRGLSHVAGMTMDHTKVTLTTLPTPALEGVRTSLEEVETVLSERADKLGVRIERGVVVDALAQDDDAVVARAGERVYRARWLVGCDGGRSAVRGLAGFEFAGTGPQLTGYTALTTIADPEKLNLGFTVTPQGMYLRTPIGGHIGLLDFDGGAYDRSQPPTREHLQAVLRRISGTDVTLTGVHLASTFTDRAMQATTYRRGRVLLAGDAAHIHSPLGGQGLNLGIGDAMNLGWKLAATVHGYAPGGLLDTYTTERHPVGARILDWSRAQVAVMRPGENAPALQGVLRDLLATGDGTTYVFERVSGLCNRYDVGSGHPLAGRDAPDFSLEDGTRLGELLQEGRGVLLDFRGALEQAARGWTGRIRRVAGPARDDLGLDAVLVRPDGVVAWAGEPGEFERAAGRWFGEPEAARQVALGA; encoded by the coding sequence ATGCATGACGTCGTGATCGTGGGCGGCGGCCCGGTCGGCCTGTTCCTGGCCTGCGAGCTCCGGCTCGCCGGCTGCGAGGTGGTGGTGCTCGAACGGCAGCCGCAGCCGGACACCCCGTGGAAAGCCCTGCCGCTGGGGATGCGCGGCCTCAACGCCGGTTCGGTGGAGGCGTTCTACCGGCGCGGGATGCTGTCCGCTCTGGGCGTCGAGGACGATCCGCACACCTCCCCGCGAGGCCTGAGCCACGTCGCCGGGATGACCATGGACCACACGAAGGTCACCCTGACGACGCTGCCGACGCCGGCGCTGGAGGGCGTACGGACCAGCCTCGAGGAGGTCGAGACCGTGCTGTCGGAGCGGGCGGACAAGCTCGGCGTACGGATCGAGCGGGGAGTGGTCGTCGACGCGCTCGCGCAGGACGACGACGCCGTCGTGGCGAGGGCGGGGGAGCGGGTGTACCGGGCTCGCTGGCTCGTCGGCTGCGACGGTGGCCGCAGCGCCGTGCGCGGACTGGCCGGCTTCGAGTTCGCCGGGACCGGGCCGCAGCTCACCGGGTACACCGCGCTCACCACGATCGCCGACCCGGAGAAGCTGAACCTGGGATTCACCGTCACGCCGCAGGGGATGTACCTGCGCACGCCGATCGGGGGCCACATCGGCCTGCTGGACTTCGACGGCGGCGCGTACGACCGGTCGCAGCCGCCCACCCGGGAGCACCTGCAAGCGGTGCTGCGCCGGATCTCCGGCACCGACGTGACGCTGACCGGCGTCCACCTCGCCTCGACCTTCACCGATCGGGCGATGCAGGCGACGACGTACCGGCGGGGCCGGGTACTGCTGGCCGGCGACGCCGCGCACATCCACTCACCGCTGGGCGGGCAGGGGCTGAACCTCGGCATCGGCGACGCGATGAACCTGGGCTGGAAGCTGGCCGCGACGGTGCACGGGTACGCACCCGGCGGCCTGCTGGACACGTACACCACCGAGCGTCATCCGGTCGGCGCCCGCATCCTCGACTGGTCGCGTGCCCAGGTGGCGGTCATGCGGCCGGGCGAGAACGCCCCGGCGCTGCAGGGCGTGCTCCGGGATCTGCTCGCGACCGGGGACGGCACGACGTACGTGTTCGAGCGGGTGTCCGGCCTGTGCAACCGCTACGACGTGGGCAGCGGGCACCCGCTGGCCGGCCGGGACGCCCCGGACTTCAGCCTGGAGGACGGCACCCGCCTGGGCGAGCTGCTGCAGGAGGGACGCGGCGTCCTGCTCGACTTCCGTGGCGCGCTGGAGCAGGCCGCGCGGGGCTGGACGGGCCGGATCCGCCGTGTGGCCGGGCCGGCGCGGGACGACCTGGGGCTCGACGCGGTGCTCGTCCGGCCGGACGGCGTCGTGGCCTGGGCCGGCGAGCCGGGGGAGTTCGAACGCGCTGCCGGTCGCTGGTTCGGTGAGCCGGAGGCGGCCCGTCAGGTCGCGCTCGGCGCGTAG
- a CDS encoding Na(+)/H(+) antiporter subunit C has translation MSPNLVLVVVVGVLFAAGVTLLLERNLTRVILGITMLGNGVNLLILLGGAYGGPPIVGVTPEPKMGDPLTQAMILTAIVITLGMTAFLLAMAYRSWLLTGHDNVQDDVEDRRIMRRAERDEGLEDEDTADTADTPELSRDGGPR, from the coding sequence ATGAGTCCCAACCTGGTGCTGGTGGTCGTCGTCGGGGTGCTGTTCGCCGCCGGTGTCACGCTGCTGCTGGAACGCAACCTGACCCGGGTCATCCTCGGCATCACGATGCTGGGCAACGGGGTGAACCTGCTCATCCTGCTCGGCGGCGCGTACGGCGGCCCGCCCATCGTCGGCGTCACCCCGGAGCCGAAGATGGGCGACCCGCTGACCCAGGCCATGATCCTCACCGCGATCGTCATCACGCTCGGCATGACCGCGTTCCTGCTCGCGATGGCGTACCGCAGCTGGCTGCTGACCGGGCACGACAACGTGCAGGACGACGTGGAGGACCGGCGCATCATGCGGCGCGCGGAGCGCGACGAGGGCCTGGAGGACGAGGACACCGCCGACACCGCCGACACCCCCGAGCTGTCGCGGGACGGGGGGCCGCGATGA
- a CDS encoding potassium transporter TrkA: MVGVAYAFSTAARQRLGVVQHRDGRRDLVIYDPQEPDSALHTAALTESEARTVAELLGAPVLVDRSVPR, encoded by the coding sequence ATGGTGGGAGTCGCGTACGCCTTCTCCACCGCCGCACGGCAACGCCTCGGCGTCGTGCAGCACCGCGACGGGCGTCGTGACCTCGTCATCTACGACCCCCAGGAGCCGGACAGCGCCCTGCACACCGCCGCGCTGACGGAGAGTGAGGCGAGAACCGTCGCGGAACTGCTCGGCGCGCCGGTCCTCGTCGACCGCTCTGTGCCACGCTGA
- a CDS encoding CBS domain-containing protein, producing the protein MQQQTVRTLMTNQVLTVPTGATPAEVVAMLTAHDVSALGVVDEYDVVIGVLTRTDVLDALTWHEERPRSRLPWRRREGRGLGWSRATAREMMSAPPVTIGPAATPAEAAELMHTAGVNRLLVTDHRRRLVGIIAAADLLRVLGRSGEPVAAGTHV; encoded by the coding sequence ATGCAGCAGCAGACCGTACGCACCCTCATGACCAACCAGGTGCTCACCGTGCCCACCGGTGCCACGCCCGCCGAGGTGGTCGCGATGCTCACCGCCCATGACGTCAGCGCACTGGGCGTCGTGGACGAGTACGACGTGGTGATCGGCGTGCTCACCCGTACCGACGTGCTCGACGCGCTGACGTGGCACGAGGAGCGACCCCGGAGCCGCCTGCCGTGGCGGCGCCGCGAGGGGCGCGGTCTGGGCTGGAGCCGTGCGACCGCCCGCGAGATGATGAGCGCACCGCCGGTGACGATCGGGCCCGCGGCGACCCCCGCGGAGGCCGCCGAGCTCATGCACACCGCCGGAGTGAATCGGCTGCTGGTGACCGACCACCGCCGCCGGCTCGTGGGCATCATCGCCGCCGCCGACCTGCTCCGGGTCCTCGGCCGCTCCGGCGAGCCCGTCGCGGCGGGGACGCACGTTTGA
- a CDS encoding general stress protein, translated as MSATATLQHGTDRTDVHRLGEFTTYAEAERMVDRLSDARFPVERVRIVGTGLHSVEQVMGRFTGGRATLFGAALGAWLGMLTGLVLGLFLPVGWLITLVSGLLTGAAAGAALGFLTHWATDGRRDFTSTTALRARQYAVEVADAHAPQARRALERG; from the coding sequence ATGAGCGCCACGGCGACCCTGCAGCACGGCACGGATCGCACGGACGTACACCGCCTGGGCGAGTTCACGACGTATGCCGAGGCCGAACGGATGGTGGACCGGCTCTCCGACGCCCGGTTCCCGGTCGAACGGGTCCGCATCGTCGGCACCGGGCTGCACAGCGTCGAGCAGGTGATGGGCCGCTTCACCGGCGGCCGCGCGACCCTGTTCGGCGCGGCGCTCGGCGCCTGGCTCGGCATGCTCACCGGTCTGGTGCTCGGCCTGTTCCTGCCCGTCGGGTGGCTGATCACCCTGGTCAGCGGCCTGCTCACGGGTGCGGCCGCCGGCGCCGCCCTCGGCTTCCTCACCCACTGGGCCACCGACGGGCGCCGCGACTTCACGAGCACCACCGCGCTGCGCGCCCGGCAGTACGCCGTCGAGGTCGCCGACGCCCACGCCCCGCAGGCCCGGCGCGCCCTGGAGCGCGGCTGA
- a CDS encoding SGNH/GDSL hydrolase family protein, translated as MTAFEDAGWVRTWGTSPQVTDAAFADVTLRQELRVSGGGRRVRVRLSNEHGIEPLTIGAARLGLAGPGGGVQAGTDRELTFGGRAAATVPAGAPLVSDPVDLPLADLTRLSIDLYLPGKVAACTGHDMPLDVGWAIPGNAVAAPALPPHAAPLTARALISAVEVLAGGSARTVVALGDSRVDGAGSTVGAARSWPDRLAERGLYVSNQGISGNRLLNDGLGASGLARFDRDVLATPGLGCVVVSIGANDLAISFAPRDDGPLADFLAMFPGAPVTADDVIAGLRQLIARAHDRGVAIHAATIAPYEGHDIYTPEGDAARRAVNDWIRTGGEFDAVLDFDAVWRDPARPRRIRDDLHAGDHLHGNDAGYRALADSIDVSLFG; from the coding sequence ATGACTGCATTCGAAGACGCCGGCTGGGTCCGTACCTGGGGTACTTCCCCGCAGGTCACCGACGCCGCGTTCGCCGACGTGACGCTGCGCCAGGAGCTCCGCGTCAGTGGCGGCGGGCGCCGGGTACGGGTACGCCTCAGCAACGAGCACGGGATCGAGCCGCTCACGATCGGCGCCGCCCGACTGGGCCTCGCCGGGCCCGGCGGCGGTGTCCAGGCGGGCACCGACCGCGAGCTGACCTTCGGCGGCCGGGCAGCCGCCACCGTCCCGGCGGGAGCGCCGCTCGTCAGCGATCCGGTGGACCTGCCGCTCGCCGACCTCACCCGGCTGTCCATCGACCTGTACCTGCCCGGGAAGGTCGCCGCCTGCACCGGCCACGACATGCCGCTCGACGTGGGCTGGGCGATCCCGGGCAACGCGGTGGCCGCCCCGGCCCTGCCCCCGCACGCCGCACCGCTGACGGCCCGGGCCCTGATCTCGGCGGTCGAGGTGCTGGCCGGCGGCTCCGCCAGGACCGTCGTGGCGCTGGGTGACTCCCGGGTCGACGGCGCCGGTTCGACCGTGGGGGCCGCGCGCAGCTGGCCGGACCGGCTGGCCGAGCGCGGGCTCTACGTGTCCAACCAGGGCATCAGCGGCAACCGGCTGCTCAACGACGGGCTCGGCGCCTCCGGTCTGGCCCGCTTCGACCGCGATGTGCTGGCGACGCCCGGACTCGGCTGCGTGGTGGTGTCCATCGGCGCCAACGACCTCGCCATCTCGTTCGCGCCTCGCGACGACGGGCCGCTTGCCGATTTCCTCGCGATGTTCCCGGGCGCGCCGGTGACGGCGGACGACGTCATCGCCGGCCTGCGCCAGCTGATCGCCCGGGCGCACGACCGCGGGGTCGCGATCCACGCCGCGACCATCGCGCCGTACGAGGGCCACGACATCTACACCCCGGAGGGCGACGCCGCGCGCCGGGCGGTCAACGACTGGATCCGTACCGGCGGGGAGTTCGACGCGGTGCTCGACTTCGACGCCGTCTGGCGCGACCCGGCCCGGCCCCGCCGGATCCGCGACGACCTGCACGCGGGGGATCACCTGCACGGCAACGACGCCGGCTACCGGGCCCTGGCCGACTCCATCGACGTGTCCCTGTTCGGATGA